ttggtggcagaagcaagaactaaagagagagaaagggtatcTTAATATAGGGAAAGAACGTAAATAGTGATTaaacacaagagaaaacaaatgaaaagtggtgttttttgggtgtgtttggtgacagaaatgaaacgaaagagataaaatgacgccattttcatattcattctgcttactatttggtgatttcatacagcttcagaaacttaagtagggattaaaatagtgaagactctggtcattaatcttctgatctcaataaatccttcctaatgttaataaaatggtctaatcgcacacaaatctcagagaaaaaataagtaccattactgaaggggttaaacagaagagagaaaaaaaaataaaagatgatgtTTTGGAGTGTCTGGTGACAAAATTGACACGAAAGAGATAACAACGAGTGActaaacagaaaaggagaaaaagaaagggatacaTTGGGGTGTGTGCCGGGGTGAGATGGGCTGTGTTTGGCAGCCTGGAATGTGAACGAAGAggatataaaatgaaaagaaaaagaaaacaaatagaataatgGAACAGATTAATAAAAAAGGGATAGGTGTGTGTAGAGGCATGGTAATAAAGGAGACGGGGCAAGAAGACGTGATGTAGGGGGATGACGTAAGTGATAATAAGATAGAActgcgaaaaaaaaggaaaagaaaaacaggtatgacttaatacaaaaaaaaagtacgaatgaaagtaacaaaaaacaaaaaaaaaaaaaaatagaaaaagagtgacgtttatggaggagggagaggaaggaaaggagggagaagagggagaagaggtggaagaagagaggaagggaaggaaggacgagtgAGAAGGGGTGAAGTTACGTTGGGGTGAGTCAGCGTAAGTTATGTGGCTTTGAGAGAAGTGACAttgaggaaacagagagaaaaagacgagagaaaaaaacgaaagaaaaaaatagcaatgttgcgaagatgaggaggaagagaaaaactgaggagaattaagaaaatgagagaaatatagatagaagtaagaaagaagaaagacgaaataagaaatagaaagaatggagaaaaagcaagatgaatatgaaggaaagagatggaacaataaaaaaacaaaaaacaaacagtgctaataagagaagatagaagaaaggaggtaaaagaaaataaaagataatagaaattTGAGAAgcgaggagacgagagaaatgaataatgataagaaagaacagagtaaagaaaaaaaagagaaaaaatagaagaataaacaaCAGATAACTaacaaacaagataaaaaaaataggagggaaataaaaaagttgaaagaaaataagatcaagattataaaaagaaaattagaatgaaaggagacacagaaatgagagagagagagagagagagagagagagagagagagagagagagagagagagtgtgaagcCCTTTGTAACACCTTGTAATGACAGTAAAGGTGTTAGTCCCAGTCCTTGCCtctacaaatctctctctctctctctctctctctctctctctctctctctcataatgtctTCTTTCTGCACCCCTACAAGGTCAGAGAaattaagaacaacaacaacaatgagaaaaaaagaacaggaaaaaaacgaataagaaagaaaatagagaatgagaaacagaaaacggaaaatctTGGTCAcgtagaaactctctctctctctctctctctctctctctctctctctctctctctctctctctctctcttagcctatCCTCTTACTCTCGCTCTATTAACAGTTCATATCCTCTTCTAGGCttactaattttctctctctctctctctctctctctctctctctctctctctctcaccaccaatcTCCAGGCCCTTGAGGAGTATGCCAGAGGACAGCAGCGGGTTCTCCACAAGCTTTCCGAGCCACGCCAGGTACTGCTTTCCCCGCACCTCCCGCTCCGGCAGCTGGAGACTCGGCAGACGGCGGAAGCGAACGTGTTGCCTCTGCTTCACCGGCGCCGTGTGTAGGATGAAGGACACCACGTACACGCTCttgcctttctcctcctgttgGGGTTGAGGGAgaggtgctagtggtggtggtggtggtggtggtggtggtggtggtggtggtggtaatgctacTGTTATAATTGCTCTTTTTGTTGGGGTTTTCGACTTTGTcctagttttccttctctttttcctactatcacaacaacaacaacaacaacatcaacaacaatcacaacacCTGCACCGCCTCACCTGGTCCTGGAAGTTGGCAGGTCTGGGTCCAGGAGAGGAGCGGGGAACGGAGGGAGTCCAGATAGAGGGCGCTAGTGAGGCCTTTCTCCTTGTAATGACCATCTCCACTAGGCTGTTCATGCGGGTGGTCCTCGGGGTGGCCACAGTCTTGATCTTGTTCCAGTTCTCCGTTGACGAAGTGCTGATAGACCGCGAAAagtcctccctcttcctctgcgCCGCTATGTTGTTGAGTCTACGTATCTCTTCGGCCGTTGGGACAGTCAGCGGTGTAGGGGAGGTGTCGTTTGGCGGGCAGAACACATTGGGACTGGTTCTGATGGGTGTGGTTCTGGTAGGTGTGGTTCTTGGGCTGGTTCTCGGGGGCGTGGTTCTAATGGGGGACAAGTCAGGCTCGACCAGTGAGTGTCTTTTGCCAGTGTCCACGGAGAGGTTGCGCTGCGTGGCCCGAGATAGTTCCAGGTCCAGTCTGCGGGTCATCTCCATATCCCTTGATCCCTGGTCCTCGAATCTGTGCTCCTGGTCACGTGACAGACTGAAACTGTTGGCCGTTGAACCACTTCGGCGATCCTGACTCCTACGAGCGGCCATTCTCTGTTCCCCAGTGCTCCTGAATgcctctcgtctttccttcgtcGTCCTGGTGTCCTGTCTCTCCAGTGTGGCTGTCCTGGAGTCATGGCGCGTTTGGAGTGGTATATCGTGCTCAGCGCAATCCTTTACGTTCCCTAAGGCATCCACTTGGTCCTGCAGGAATGTCACAGAGCTTTTTCTTCCGTCAAAGCGAGGGGTGATGCTTCCAGTGCTGCCGCGTCTGGCCTGGTCTTTCAGCGAGCGACGCCGGAGAGAAACCTTGAAGTTGActagtttcttcttcttgaaaTGTTGTGGAcagggtggtggtgtgagttCTTGCTTCAGGCGGCGGTGGGATCCCAAGTCCATTATGTTACGGTCCTCTGCTGTCATGTGAGGGTCCATCGTGAAGTGGTGaggctgaggtgtgtgtgtgtgtgtgtgtgtgtgtgtgtgtgtgtgtgtgtgtgtgtgaggttttgGGTGTGGTGTAAGGGTTGTTCTGGTTGTGCTTGTAGTTTTgaatttgttttgttattgttaacgttattttttttgccttgttccgtttctttttcaatcactttttcttttgttgttcttgtttttcgtcttggttttctttttctatcgtgtttgcaatgtttttttttttcttatttgttttagaTATGTTGTTTGTCTATTCCTCAGGtcctgtcctcttcttccttcattcgtctGTCAGCTTCTCATCGTCAGCCTTTtctgaaacgaaggaaaagaaaatcagtccaaattttctttaagatatactttttttcctcttttattaatttctttcttttgtattctttggctacctctcatttttccctttacatcatggtctctctctctctctctctctctctctctctctctctctctctctctcattcccctttctttcttttcctcttccttccttcgcctttatcaccttatcttctttgtctcatttctttttatcttttcactaCTCTACTCTCTTttactcactcctcctccacttcctactcCTGTGTAAGGGAAGCTGTACAAATCATACACTCTGATTAAGTTACCAGTCAGtcacgtatgtgtgtatgtgtgtatgtgtgtatcatTGAGAGCACCGTTTTCTTTCCTGGGTAACTTAAttattctttgttattatttgctATGCCTCGAGTTTACGTCATGATTATGTAATTCAgtgcctcccccttccttcccctaacccccagtgtgtgtgtgtgtgtgtgtgtgtgtgtgtgtgtgtgtgtgtgtgtagctctaCAATGAATGTATATTTAgtacacgcatacatacatacacaagtaCATTTGGTTTCTCGATTATTGTATGACAGGAATAGACATACGGACGGAAACATTAAGTAGATCCCTTGTGACAGCAACCTAGAGGATACAAAGCACTTTTTATCTATCGTGTCcaggatgtgaaaaaaaaagaagactttGCAGAAACcatgtaaataagaaaatagtacAAGGCAATTACTTTTCTGACAACCTAAgaatacaagagaagaagaaaatagtgtaTGAAATgtagaagagggaaagtgagaggaagaacatGTTGGACAGAGATGCatcaaaagataagaaataacatGAGGGAAGATAAAAGGGCAAGCTTCTCGACCTACACCTCACCTGCCCATCCTTTAATAATGAATTGTCTATTGCCTCAGCAGCTAcgaaggtaaggttaggtacgACTTTCTTATGAGTGTGTAAgatactactattatcactattactactactactactactgctactataaacacatacacatacacacacacacacgcaccaaaaaacaaataaaaaggaaaaacactaacaaaatacaaagataaaGATAGTCACTTACTTTCTACATATATACacaattgaaaaagaaagataacgaaCTAAAACaaacttacaaacacacacactcacacactaaaccccttcagtactgggacgcactttTACCGCGAGTTTTGGCAATGaatagacggttttattgacacctggaagggtctatggaggtcagaagattaatggccagaatcttcattattttaatcacccacatgagtttaCGAAGCtgcttaaaatcaccaaatagtaacgagaaggaatatggaaatgcatcctggtactgaaggggttaagaagagaagaaaaaaaaaaaaaaacaccaagtaAATCAACAAAACAGGAACGAAAAtaaatcacaaacacacaaacactaactcGTGGGTCgtcaaaagaaagagggagagaagagacacaCAAACTCCCACAACGACCTCCTGACACAAACTGAACCACGATTCTGTATAAGGCTTCAGttcgagggaagaagaggaggaggaggaggaggaggaggaggaggaggaggaggaatggggtaGAACAAGCTGcgtagtcaagagagagagagagagagagagagagagagagagagagagagagagagagagagagagagagagagagagagagagagagagagagagagagagagagaagctttagTAGTCATTCAATTTGTCTCACTAATTCCCGGTCACGTTTGGTCACGAGGAAGGAAAACGGGATATACAagaaagcgacacacacacacacacacacacacacacacacacacacacacacacactgatgaacTAACTGACAAAGTAATGATTTATATAACTAACTGATTAACTCAATGAAAAACAATCCAATTAACAAACTAACTGACTAACGAGGATCCATTTTAACTAAccatatctaacctaacctaacctaacctaatctaaccctaacctaaccaacaaacTAATCACATcaccaaataaaaacaaggagccaactaaacttaaccccttcagtaccatgacgcattttcatattcattccgcttactatttggtgattttgatacagattcagaaactcatgtgggggattaaaatagtgagagactggccattaatcttctgacctcgatACACCgttcttaatatcaataaaatggtctaatcctattcaaaactcgaggtaaaatgcgtcccagtactgaaaggattaacctaatttaactaaTAAACAGCTTAACACACTAAACTAAttaaataactaaaataaacagactaaaaaaaaaataaaggtaaaatatagacaaaatcatcacgaccatcaccactaccaccaccatcaccaccacaggtaAGAACAGCTGGTATGGGTAAGCTTAATATAAACAGGTAAGGCATTTAAGTGATGGTGAGTCTATAGAAGTATAtggcttcctctcctcctcctcctcctcctcctcctcctcctcttcctcttcttcttcttcttcttcttcttcttcttcttcttcttcttcttcttcttcttcttcttcttcttcttcttcttcttcttcttcttcttcttcttcttctcctccttctcctcctcctcctcctcttctgaagCCTCCTTAGCTCAGGGGCAGAGCACTGGTCTTGTAAACCAGGGGTCGTGAGTTCGATTCTCACAGGgggcagaaaaggaaaattgaagtcGTTAAAATTGCAAATAAATCAATCGGTTTCATTGCAAGatttttttaccttcaaatccgagaaaataatattaacattatacaaCTCTCTCTTGCGTCCgcatctcgaatacaatgttaAGTTTTGGTCACCTTACTACAAAAAAGATAtcgagaaattagaaaaaatacaatggagattaacaaaaatgatcccaaggcTGCGAAATAAATCCTTCGAGGAACGACTTAGGGAACTAAAcctattttctcttgagaagcGAAGAGTAAGAGGTAAACTTATAACTCTTTTCAAAATCTTCAACGGGTTCACTAAtatgaatattgaaaaatacGTAACAGTCGACtggtcaaatgtcaccagaaacAATGGTTTTAAAATTAAGGGTAAGCGTTTCATAACtaatgaagccaaacactttttctttaatcgcgtagtaaatatatggaatggtctgccatgaAATGTCGTCAACTCAGGCACTATTGATACATTCAAAGTCCGTcttgataaatactttgaatctaatccccggttgtcactATTCGTCTCAGAATAACTAGCGCTTTTTCTGATCTGGGCCTCTGATGGTGCTTAAAATTGCCCGTTAGCTTCAATTACTCTcgccctccatacatgacacagataacccggagtgaacggtcactacttttgctctcgatctgtgaagggctgtggatagtcaagagccctgacagtaggtgaccatcatcaggatttaaggtaccaggggtcaccgctgcagggggtaactATATAGTGCGCGGCGCccttaaagggaagtgcacttttacagtggttgtacggagctggggcctgattgactgctgcctctctcgaaagcgccaggcaaggctgccgcaccacccctttgactccacactgtatctacatacacactacacaacacTGCCTACACGCACAGTTAACCCAAAGTTAAcggtcaccactactactctcgacctgtgacgggctgtgtttggagagggtcttgtcaaccattgatcatcatcgggaactaagtaccagggatcaatgttgcaaggggaaaCAAGCGtgcggcgtccctacagggaaagtatgctatctaagtggattgaacggagctggggcctgattgacagCTGCCTCTCTAGAAAGCGCTGGgaaaggctgccgcaccacctatTCAACATATACACTGTGTAttcacgtacacaatgcacacacaacatgacattcaccaagctTTAACACCTTCCCTCACAAACACGTAGaatacatatttccttttcactctcaaCTAAAATTCAATGTGGTTTTTCCATATCACAtggttttaccttttttttctgtcagcctcggctggagggaggggtgggtggggaggagcattctgctttgctgtcctgtccctATCACTGCTAGTTAGGAAATAGCTacaacaaacagcctagtaaggacctcatggtctgtttctgtttgtcctcctttgtattcctcctcctcttcgttctcctcctcctcctcattcttcttcttctcttccacctcctccttttcctcctattcctcctcctcctcctactcctatccctacttctccttctcctcctcctcctcctctcccttttctatctccttaACTTCCTTATAGGCGTGTGTCAGTGGGAGGAACTTTGACTTCCTTAACGTGGCATTGAGTCAAAACAGTCTACTACTGACCTGTCAGCATACTCTGGTCCACCACACCCCTTGACAGTAGCAGGTCATAGGGCACCAAatagtcagtagtagtagtagtagtagtagtagcaatattactactactacttgtaatgCTGATCAGGTCGCCGGGAAGCAGTGCGGAAGTAGTAGTTAGGATAGGACATCATCTCCTCGGCTGGCaagcctagtagtagtagtagtagtagtagtagtagtagtagtagtagtagtagtagtagtagtagtagtagtagtagcagcagcagcagcacaccacacccatacacacccctaccacacctgcaaacaccggaaaaaaagataataaaacacactaaacctAATGAAACACTAAAAATTTTCCACATCCTATTccaaaaactgcaaaaaaaaacacacttacacatgtGCCACACTTGCACACACCTtgaccacacctgcacacaccagcaaatcCACCCAaaaacctttgaaaacacttgaaaacaacAGCTGTTCTTAACCAAaacacaaatgagagagagagagagagagagagagagagagagagagagagagagagagaga
This genomic interval from Portunus trituberculatus isolate SZX2019 chromosome 10, ASM1759143v1, whole genome shotgun sequence contains the following:
- the LOC123502095 gene encoding uncharacterized protein LOC123502095; translated protein: MDPHMTAEDRNIMDLGSHRRLKQELTPPPCPQHFKKKKLVNFKVSLRRRSLKDQARRGSTGSITPRFDGRKSSVTFLQDQVDALGNVKDCAEHDIPLQTRHDSRTATLERQDTRTTKERREAFRSTGEQRMAARRSQDRRSGSTANSFSLSRDQEHRFEDQGSRDMEMTRRLDLELSRATQRNLSVDTGKRHSLVEPDLSPIRTTPPRTSPRTTPTRTTPIRTSPNVFCPPNDTSPTPLTVPTAEEIRRLNNIAAQRKREDFSRSISTSSTENWNKIKTVATPRTTRMNSLVEMVITRRKASLAPSIWTPSVPRSSPGPRPANFQDQEEKGKSVYVVSFILHTAPVKQRQHVRFRRLPSLQLPEREVRGKQYLAWLGKLVENPLLSSGILLKGLEIGVEYPVIHLRDVPEGGVGGGEQRRLEASLGSDSSLLQAEYEEVVSWTPELLVTCPSDPSQWARCYIILGFMTLDGELNEKMEKVWKEWTGALFIYCNIDDDLGLKKLSFYRRRSPHQAKLFSYLVIVEIDTVTRKNSLHLLDFVYRMRLRSMSGYISVYQSHSPEVEVERKGSVSCISNSSSSSSLSSSVQAERAAVSTTTILPEYQPDVYPSSRYGRMSV